One Nicotiana sylvestris chromosome 12, ASM39365v2, whole genome shotgun sequence genomic window carries:
- the LOC104235555 gene encoding uncharacterized protein: MTMILDLLRDAFEDAKLPPSFYEAKKTISKLGLDYIKIPACPNNCMLYWEGDSELEACKHCGTSKWNPNKKKKQVAKVLRYFPLKPRLQRLFMCGKTAEHMRWHASGNNAGGLMRHPRDGEAWKTFDQTHSGFVSDPRNIRLGLASDDFNPFGTMSTTYSICPVFLIPYNLPPWMCMKHTSFILSMIIPGKHMPGNNIDVMHAALMWTISDFPGLGILSGWNTHTGFACPTCNFDTEPYRLCHSKEWCFMGHRSFLRRNHRALSSKTLNVSELDKLQERIESTLFHLEILFPLAFFTVMVHLSVHLAGEAKLGGPVHHRNMYPVERELGHFKSFVQNKAQPEGSIAEGYLVEESLTFCSRYIEDIETRFNRPRRVRDEPNVTEPSGTSSIFPQFGKPASASIIFPLTDMQKLQAHRYVLLNCAIVMPFVDEFRQYIRRSSRKRPSPTEIERKVNKEFVDWFQKRIMNPDTIDTMSIDLKFLARGPSVVARSFTTYNINRSKFRTLAREEGLRTQNSGVFLTSKTSCVASSIDENLRQAELPYYGKLEDILEINYYGRFKVVLFKCRWADTALDKGYKKDRWNLNCVNFDRLIHTSEREENEPYIEASQAQMVYYVDDGANKGWSVAMHLKPRDLYDMGEEVVEDEVYENEPYQEQELEQFFGDGDEYVQLATDHIIDDVVETNVATN, encoded by the exons ATGACTATGATACTAGATTTATTGAGAGATGCATTTGAAGATGCAAAGTTACCGCCTTCCTTTTATGAGGCCAAAAAAACCATTAGCAAACTTGGCCTTGACTATATCAAGATACCTGCATGTCCAAATAATTGTATGCTATACTGGGAAGGCGATTCAGAATTGGAAGCATGTAAGCATTGTGGTACATCTAAATGGAATCCTAATAAGAAAAAAAAGCAAGTTGCAAAGGTTTTGCGTTATTTTCCACTGAAACCAAGGTTGCAACGATTATTTATGTGTGGTAAGACTGCAGAACATATGAGATGGCATGCTTCAGGCAATAATGCTGGTGGGTTGATGAGGCATCCAAGGGATGGTGAAGCATGGAAGACATTTGATCAGACTCATTCTGGATTTGTTTCGGATCCTCGAAACATTCGCTTGGGCCTTGCTAGTGATGATTTCAATCCTTTTGGAACAATGAGTACTACCTATAGTATTTGTCCAGTCTTCTTGATTCCATATAATCTTCCTCCTTGGATGTGTATGAAGCACACCTCCTTCATCTTATCAATGATTATTCCAGGCAAGCACATGCCTGGAAATAATATAGACGT AATGCATGCAGCTCTTATGTGGACAATCAGTGACTTTCCGGGATTAGGTATCCTATCTGGCTGGAACACTCATACTGGTTTTGCCTGCCCAACTTGTAACTTTGACACAGAACCTTATCGTCTTTGTCATAGTAAAGAGTGGTGCTTTATGGGTCATCGAAGTTTTCTGAGAAGAAATCACAG AGCCCTTTCTAGCAAAACCTTGAATGTTTCGGAGCTTGATAAGCTCCAAGAGCGCATTGAAAGCACACTTTTCCACCTAGAGATACTATTTCCTCTAGCATTCTTTACAGTAATGGTACATTTGTCTGTCCATCTAGCAGGGGAAGCAAAACTCGGAGGTCCAGTGCATCATCGAAACATGTATCCCGTTGAGAG GGAATTAGGCCATTTTAAGTCCTTTGTACAGAATAAAGCACAACCAGAGGGTTCTATAGCTGAGGGTTATTTAGTTGAAGAGTCTCTTACCTTTTGTTCTCGATATATTGAGGATATTGAGACAAGATTCAATAGACCTAGGCGTGTTCGTGATGAACCAAATGTCACTGAGCCTTCTGGAACATCCTCTATATTTCCTCAATTTGGTAAACCTGCATCAGCTTCGATTATATTCCCTTTAACTGATATGCAGAAACTACAAGCTCATCGATATGTGCTTCTGAATTGTGCAATAGTCATGCCATTTGTGGA CGAATTTAGACAGTACATAAGGAGGAGTTCAAGAAAAAGACCTTCACCTACAGAGATAGAGAGGAAAGTTAATAAAGAGTTTGTTGATTGGTTCCAAAAGAGG aTTATGAATCCAGACACAATAGATACAATGTCTATTGATCTAAAGTTTCTTGCACGAGGTCCATCAGTAGTTGCAAGAAGTTTTACTACATATAACATCAATAGGTCCAAATTTCGAACTTTGGCTCGAGAAGAAGGTCTGAGAACACAGAATAGTGGAGTTTTTTTAACCTCTAAAACATCATGTGTTGCAAGTAGTATTGACGAAAATTTAAGGCAAGCAGAGTTACCATATTATGGGAAGTTAGAAGATATTCTTGAGATTAATTATTATGGTCGATTCAAGGTTGTTCTTTTCAAATGTAGATGGGCCGATACTGCTCTAGATAAAGGGTATAAAAAGGATCGTTGGAACTTAAATTGTGTTAATTTTGATAGATTGATTCATACCAGTGAACGTGAAGAAAATGAGCCTTACATCGAAGCATCTCAAGCACAAATGGTATACTATGTGGATGATGGTGCCAATAAAGGGTGGAGTGTTGCTATGCATCTAAAGCCAAGAGATCTGTATGATATGGGAGAAGAAGTAGTGGAAGAtgaagtatatgagaatgaaccATACCAAGAGCAAGAACTCGAACAGTTTTTTGGTGATGGTGATGAGTATGTACAACTAGCTACGGATCATATAATTGATGATGTAGTAGAGACAAATGTTGCTACTAACTAG